Genomic DNA from Brachionichthys hirsutus isolate HB-005 unplaced genomic scaffold, CSIRO-AGI_Bhir_v1 contig_1248, whole genome shotgun sequence:
TTGctatgctaacattagcctaGCCTCTACGCTAGCTCCCCCTTTATTCATTGACAGGGTTCGGGCCCAACCTGGACGGGTTTTCCACCTCCGCTTCGTCTGTCACCGTAAATCCGCGTCTCCAGTGTCTGGAGACGCACCCTCAGGTTATCGATTTCCAGTTTGTTATCCATTCTTTAGCACAGACAGAGATATTGCTCCAATTCAACACAGTCTGCCCTAACGAGTCACGGACTTGGAGGGTCGCATACTGATGACGTGGGTCGATATTGATTTGATATTAAATGACGTTTAGATTGTGAAAATATTTAGCCGACAAGCTTCCTAAGataatttaaatatgtttcttCTTAAACATTTTGTCCATATACAATACGCGTTCTTAATTTAAGAGAATTCGCGATGTTTAAGACGTCGTTATTGCCGCAAAGGCCGCCGTCGCTAGGGGCCGCTGTTTTTAATGAGGTTCGTAACTCTCCTTCGGTAACAGTAGTGGAATGACAACACCGACAGTCACGGCCCTTCTTCCTTCATTCCATTCTACCCAACGTCGACAGAAAGTAAGCTTCTCGTTCTCCTTCCAGGGCGGGAGATGTTTTAGTTTGTGTACAACAATACAAACATAGAAGACGGAAgtatgtttgtttttggttaGCTGTCCGGCGCTGTGATTCCTGTGGCTACAAGACGTTAGCTTAGCTAGCCTCAGCGCTAACGTCATGGTGTGCCTCTGCGTAGTTTGACCGGGTTGGAGTTTGAAAGCCTCAGAGCGGAGCTATAACCTCGTAATAAGCACCACAACAAACTGCTAAGAGCTAAATGTCCGGCCCAAACCCTCACCGTGTTTCTGACATTGTCTTTGCTAAAGGTTTAAACGACGCTTGCTCGTCTTCCAGGTTGTGGTTGTTGACAACACGACGCTGTCTACCCCCGGACCTCAGGGTCTTTGTTCGGGGTATTTATTCTTTATGTGCCGCTGGGAGAACCGGCAGCATGGCAGATGACAAGGACGTGCTGAGGGACGTGTGGTTCGGCCGGATCCCGACCTGCTTCACCCTGAACCAGGATGAAGTCACCGAGAGAGAGGCTGAGCCCTACTATGTAAGTGACGTCATCGTTTGAGCCCGACGATGTAAGCGACGTCATCGTTGCACTCACTCAAAGGTTTTAGGAATGCTGTAAAGTAAGGCTGCTTTCAAAAGTAGAGAAATCAATTGTTTGTTTCGAGGAATAAAAACAGCTGAAACATTTGAATCACGTCAATAATCGGTGTTTCCACCGTTTGCCTTTAAAACGCAAACCTTCTACTCTCCATCCTGACGGAGGCTTTTACTCAGGACTGTGTAATAACCAGTAACGCGTCCCTCTGGTTCCTCCCAGCTGATGCTACCGAGGGTGAGCTACCTGCCTCTGGTTACCGACAAGGTGAAGAAACACTTCCTGAAAGCGATGAAGGCCGAGGATGTGGAGGAGGTGTGGTTTGAGTTCGAGGGGACGCCGCTGAAATGGTGAGGAAACGATCACTGAAGCTTTGTGTTCCATCCCAAACGTTCCGGCTACGCCTGAGCAGGAAGCTCGTTTGATGCTGCAAAGGAATAACTTTCCTACTTacgaaagaaaagagagagagagaaaaatccaCGCCCCTCAACAAAGGCAGCACACAGTCGGAATCACAGCTccgaatgccccccccccccccgcccccgctgaGCTGAGCCAGAAGGCCTCACTGGAGGTCCGAGCAGAGGACCCGGCCAGTTACCGGACCGCAGACGCAAAGTTCTTCCACACGATGTCAGCGTTGCGACAGAGATGATGGAAAATCATCAAACGTCAGCCTGGATGGGAATTTGATTAGCTGTAAAAATATCGGTCGTCTTTACGGTTGCGGTTTATTCGGTGACATCATCGTCCGGGTTTTGGGCCCGCTCCCGTCTGCTGTTCCGTTTCCAGGCACTATCCCGTCGGGGTTCTGTTCGACCTCCACGCCTCCAGCACCGTCCTCCCCTGGAGCGTTGCTGTGCACTTTAAGGTGAGCGTCGGTCACCAGCTGCTGTCCGCAGCCTGTTCTCCTTCCTGTGTAGAGGTCACGGAGGTGTCacggtgtgcgtgtgtgtggcagaaCTTTCCGGACCGGGACCTGCTGCACTGCCCGTCCAACTCGGTGATTGAGGCTCACTTCATGTCCTGCATCAAAGAGGCCGACGCCCTGAAGCACAAGAGCCAAGTCGTGAACGACATGCAGAAAAAAGACCACAAACAGCTGTGGATGGGCCTTCAGAACGGtgagacgcg
This window encodes:
- the LOC137916683 gene encoding autophagy protein 5; the encoded protein is MADDKDVLRDVWFGRIPTCFTLNQDEVTEREAEPYYLMLPRVSYLPLVTDKVKKHFLKAMKAEDVEEVWFEFEGTPLKWHYPVGVLFDLHASSTVLPWSVAVHFKNFPDRDLLHCPSNSVIEAHFMSCIKEADALKHKSQVVNDMQKKDHKQLWMGLQNDKFDQFWAMNRKLMEYPPEEGGFRYIPFRIYQ